In Candidatus Desulfofervidus auxilii, one genomic interval encodes:
- a CDS encoding dihydroorotate dehydrogenase: MNLGVKVGRLELKNPVLVASGTFGYGEEYAPLIDLNQLGGIVVKGTSLKPKIGNPPPRLAEVSCGLLNAIGLENIGVEQFIQEKLPFLKKFDTKIIVNIFGFSIDEYAALAEILDTTGIDALEVNVSCPNIKTGGEVFATDPKMVAQITQAVCQRTHLPVFVKLSPQVTDIVAIAKAAMDAGADGVSLINSFPAMGVDVFTRKPKLGNITGGLSGPCLKPIALKMVWDIVRNSNIPVIGIGGITNFEDALEYLIVGAKAIQIGSANFLNPQVSIEVIKGIKAYLERHEIKDINMIIGSLKT; the protein is encoded by the coding sequence ATAAATCTGGGAGTCAAAGTAGGGAGATTAGAACTAAAGAACCCTGTCCTGGTAGCCTCTGGAACATTTGGCTATGGAGAAGAATATGCCCCGTTAATAGATTTAAACCAACTGGGGGGTATTGTAGTTAAGGGCACTTCTTTAAAACCCAAAATCGGTAATCCTCCACCTCGTCTGGCAGAGGTGTCTTGTGGTCTATTAAATGCCATTGGTTTGGAAAATATTGGAGTTGAACAATTTATTCAGGAAAAACTTCCTTTCTTAAAGAAATTTGATACCAAAATCATAGTGAATATCTTTGGTTTTTCTATAGATGAATATGCAGCCTTGGCAGAAATATTGGATACTACAGGTATAGATGCCCTAGAGGTAAATGTTTCTTGTCCAAATATTAAAACAGGAGGTGAAGTTTTTGCTACTGACCCCAAAATGGTAGCCCAGATTACGCAAGCAGTGTGTCAGAGGACACATCTTCCAGTATTTGTTAAGCTCTCCCCACAGGTAACAGATATTGTGGCCATTGCTAAAGCAGCAATGGATGCAGGTGCAGATGGGGTTTCCCTAATTAATAGTTTTCCAGCTATGGGTGTAGATGTTTTTACTCGTAAGCCTAAATTGGGTAATATTACTGGAGGACTATCTGGTCCCTGTTTGAAACCCATTGCCTTAAAGATGGTTTGGGATATAGTAAGAAATTCAAATATTCCTGTAATAGGAATTGGGGGTATTACTAACTTTGAAGATGCCTTAGAATATCTCATTGTAGGTGCAAAGGCCATTCAGATTGGTAGTGCCAATTTTTTAAATCCTCAAGTGAGTATAGAGGTAATTAAGGGGATTAAAGCTTATTTAGAAAGACATGAAATAAAAGATATTAATATGATTATTGGCAGTTTAAAAACCTAG
- a CDS encoding putative manganese-dependent inorganic diphosphatase, with translation MIGSKRVFVIGHRNPDSDSVCAAIAYAYFKNSMDKQHLYIPARAGALLKETQFILDYFKIETPILVTNLSSTVSDLNLKTPITAFLHQSIKDVAMIMKERNIDTVPIVDEYQRLLGVTGYKDIAKYYIDRIKWDEVTTSVSVDLKTLVQTLQARILANPKKVKTLTGRILIAAMQKGTILHYIKKGDIAIVGDRTDIQADLIKSGCKALILTDETSVSEEIIKLAKKHSTLLLSTPYSSFTVSNLLPLAVPVKAAMRQDVPVVFLETPIGEVKKKVLESVYRCALVVDSERRLISIITRSDLIYSIKKKVILVDHNEKSQAVTGVEEAEILEIIDHHRLGDISTLKPIFVYNDPVGSTCTIVGELITLHNIDIPAEIAGVLLGGILSDTLILSLSTTTQRDKKMAQVLAKKAGIDIETFGRELIKSQVDLNHKSPREILLQDFKENIIGEKKIGIGQILILDRQELNPLEREIKKEMEKIRKEKGYDLVVFLIANPFEKKGEEVWVKGEKEIVEKAFGVKVKGDCCFISSILSRKKDFIPKIGYSFEQI, from the coding sequence CGGCTATTGCCTATGCCTATTTCAAGAATAGTATGGATAAACAACATCTTTACATACCAGCGAGAGCAGGTGCTTTATTAAAAGAAACACAATTTATCTTAGATTATTTTAAGATTGAAACACCTATACTTGTTACTAATCTATCATCTACGGTGAGCGACCTCAATCTGAAAACCCCAATTACTGCCTTTTTACACCAGTCGATAAAAGATGTAGCCATGATTATGAAAGAACGTAATATTGACACTGTTCCCATTGTAGATGAATATCAACGGTTATTAGGAGTAACTGGCTACAAAGATATTGCTAAATATTACATAGACAGAATTAAGTGGGATGAAGTTACCACTTCGGTTTCAGTAGACCTAAAAACCTTGGTTCAAACTCTACAGGCCCGAATACTTGCTAACCCTAAAAAAGTGAAGACCCTTACCGGCCGCATTCTTATCGCTGCTATGCAGAAAGGCACTATTCTTCATTATATAAAAAAAGGAGATATTGCTATTGTTGGGGATCGAACAGATATTCAAGCAGATTTAATTAAATCAGGTTGTAAGGCCTTAATTCTTACGGATGAGACCTCTGTTAGTGAGGAAATCATTAAGTTAGCTAAAAAGCATAGCACTCTTCTCCTTTCCACTCCTTATTCTAGTTTTACGGTATCTAATTTGCTACCCTTAGCCGTGCCTGTAAAGGCCGCTATGCGGCAAGATGTACCGGTTGTTTTTCTAGAAACCCCAATTGGAGAGGTAAAAAAGAAAGTGCTAGAATCGGTTTATAGATGTGCCTTGGTAGTGGATTCTGAACGTCGGCTTATCAGTATCATTACCCGTTCTGACCTTATTTATTCTATTAAGAAAAAGGTAATTTTAGTAGACCACAATGAAAAAAGCCAAGCTGTAACTGGAGTTGAAGAGGCGGAAATATTAGAAATCATAGACCACCATCGTTTAGGTGATATTTCTACATTAAAACCTATATTTGTGTACAATGACCCTGTGGGCAGTACTTGCACCATTGTTGGAGAATTGATTACCTTACATAATATAGATATTCCAGCAGAAATAGCTGGGGTACTCCTAGGAGGAATACTCTCTGATACACTTATTCTTTCTTTATCTACTACTACTCAAAGAGACAAAAAAATGGCACAGGTTTTGGCTAAAAAAGCTGGTATAGATATTGAGACATTTGGGCGTGAATTAATAAAATCTCAAGTGGATTTAAATCATAAATCGCCTAGAGAGATACTTTTACAAGATTTTAAGGAAAACATCATTGGAGAAAAAAAGATAGGTATAGGACAAATTCTTATCTTGGATCGGCAAGAATTAAATCCTTTGGAAAGGGAAATAAAAAAAGAAATGGAAAAAATAAGGAAAGAAAAGGGATATGATCTAGTAGTGTTTCTTATTGCTAATCCATTTGAAAAGAAAGGAGAAGAGGTTTGGGTCAAAGGAGAAAAGGAGATAGTAGAAAAGGCCTTTGGAGTAAAAGTAAAGGGAGATTGCTGTTTTATTTCTAGTATTCTTTCCCGCAAGAAAGACTTTATTCCTAAAATAGGATATTCCTTTGAACAGATTTAA
- the cysS gene encoding cysteine--tRNA ligase: MKVHPNVLNLIGQTPMVEIKRLNPNPRVTILAKLEMFNPGGSIKDRVALAMIEGAEKSGELTKEKIIIEATSGNTGIGLAMVAAIKGYKLLLVMPESVSTERKRILKAYGAELLFTPAHLGTDGAIEKAYQMVRKHPEKYYLTDQFNNPYNWQAHYYNTGEEIWQQTQGKINMVVAGMGTTGTIMGISKRLKEYNPVIKVIGVEPYPGEFIPGLKNLKESYVPGIYDKQFLDEKVNVKAEQALHTARSLAKEEGILAGISSGAAMAIAIEKAKALENGVIVVILPDGGERYLSTSLFVEKPALTIRFYNTISHKKEFLKPITPGQILMYSCGPTVHDIPHLGVYRRLVVADLIRRYLEFKKLKVRHVVNITDIDDKTIAKAQEEGKPLTEITQFYTTLFLKDIEILGIKPAEHYPKASEHIPEMMEITRKLLQKGYAYEKHHSVYFDISRFKEYGKLSGINLDKIKIGLTVDLDSYEKENPRDFTLFKRCNLQELKAGIFWETEWGKVRPGWHIECVAMAMKYLGETIDIHTSGKDLIFPHNENEIAMAQALTGKTFANYWIHNELVFVNGQKMSRSAGNYITVNDLLKKGYSGKEIRYFLLATHYRKALNFSYVSLDAIRKSLARLNNFILHLQLETPEPSYPLLDTLLENMKQRFIKAMDDDLNISAALAAIFSFINEINPVLWQKGLNKTDKGKILSTFKELNQVLNIMDIDEVKLDEETLRLIKEREAARKRKDWARADALRQKLLSQGIEIIDTNQGPIWRIVQKKQS; this comes from the coding sequence ATGAAAGTGCATCCAAATGTTTTAAATCTTATTGGTCAGACACCTATGGTGGAAATAAAGAGGCTTAATCCCAATCCCAGGGTTACTATTCTGGCTAAGCTTGAAATGTTTAATCCAGGAGGTTCAATAAAAGACAGGGTGGCCCTAGCCATGATAGAGGGAGCTGAAAAGAGTGGAGAATTGACTAAAGAAAAGATAATCATTGAAGCTACTAGCGGTAATACAGGTATAGGCCTGGCCATGGTAGCGGCCATAAAGGGATATAAGTTACTTTTGGTAATGCCTGAATCAGTAAGCACAGAACGAAAGCGAATCTTAAAGGCTTATGGTGCAGAACTCCTTTTTACCCCTGCCCACTTAGGTACAGATGGGGCTATTGAAAAGGCGTATCAAATGGTGCGGAAGCATCCAGAAAAATATTATCTAACTGATCAGTTCAATAATCCTTATAATTGGCAAGCCCACTATTATAACACAGGTGAAGAAATTTGGCAGCAAACTCAAGGGAAGATCAATATGGTAGTGGCTGGTATGGGCACTACGGGCACAATAATGGGTATTTCCAAGCGTCTCAAGGAATATAATCCTGTTATTAAGGTCATTGGGGTAGAACCATATCCAGGAGAGTTTATTCCTGGTCTTAAAAATCTAAAGGAATCTTATGTCCCTGGTATTTATGATAAGCAATTTTTAGACGAAAAGGTGAATGTAAAGGCTGAGCAAGCTTTGCACACTGCCAGAAGTTTGGCCAAGGAAGAGGGTATCTTGGCAGGGATAAGTAGTGGTGCAGCCATGGCTATAGCCATAGAAAAGGCAAAAGCCCTTGAAAATGGGGTGATTGTGGTCATACTTCCTGATGGAGGAGAACGATATTTAAGCACCTCTCTCTTTGTGGAAAAGCCAGCTCTTACAATTCGTTTCTATAACACCATAAGCCACAAAAAAGAGTTTTTAAAACCCATTACTCCTGGGCAAATCTTGATGTATTCCTGTGGACCAACAGTGCATGACATTCCTCATCTTGGGGTTTATCGTCGTCTGGTAGTAGCAGATTTAATCAGGAGGTACTTAGAGTTCAAAAAACTGAAAGTAAGGCATGTGGTGAATATCACGGACATAGATGACAAAACTATTGCCAAGGCCCAAGAGGAGGGGAAACCCCTTACTGAAATTACTCAATTTTATACTACATTGTTTTTAAAAGACATAGAAATTTTGGGTATAAAACCGGCTGAACATTATCCCAAGGCCAGTGAACATATTCCAGAAATGATGGAAATTACCAGGAAGCTTTTACAAAAAGGATATGCTTATGAAAAACATCACTCTGTATATTTTGATATCTCCCGATTTAAAGAATATGGTAAGCTTTCTGGCATTAATTTAGACAAGATTAAAATCGGACTAACTGTAGATTTGGACAGTTATGAGAAGGAGAATCCCCGGGATTTTACCCTTTTTAAACGGTGTAATCTGCAGGAATTAAAGGCTGGTATTTTTTGGGAAACAGAATGGGGCAAGGTTAGGCCAGGGTGGCATATTGAATGTGTAGCTATGGCCATGAAGTATCTAGGAGAAACCATAGATATTCATACCAGTGGTAAAGACTTAATCTTTCCCCATAATGAAAATGAGATAGCAATGGCCCAGGCCTTGACTGGAAAAACCTTTGCTAACTATTGGATTCACAATGAACTGGTTTTTGTAAATGGCCAAAAAATGTCTCGTTCAGCCGGCAATTATATTACGGTAAATGATTTACTAAAAAAGGGTTATTCTGGTAAAGAAATAAGGTATTTTCTTTTGGCTACCCATTACCGCAAAGCTCTCAATTTTTCTTACGTTAGCCTGGATGCCATAAGGAAAAGCCTAGCTCGGTTAAACAACTTTATCTTACACTTACAGCTTGAGACCCCTGAGCCTAGCTACCCCCTCCTGGATACTCTTCTTGAAAACATGAAGCAGCGTTTTATCAAGGCCATGGATGATGACTTAAATATTTCTGCTGCTCTGGCTGCTATTTTCAGTTTTATAAATGAGATTAACCCTGTTTTATGGCAGAAGGGTTTGAACAAAACTGATAAAGGAAAGATTTTATCTACTTTTAAAGAATTAAATCAAGTGCTTAATATTATGGACATTGATGAGGTAAAGTTAGATGAGGAAACTTTGAGACTTATAAAAGAGCGGGAAGCGGCCCGCAAGAGAAAAGATTGGGCCCGAGCTGATGCCTTACGTCAGAAACTGCTTTCTCAAGGTATAGAAATTATAGATACCAATCAAGGTCCTATTTGGAGAATTGTTCAGAAAAAGCAATCTTGA
- a CDS encoding mechanosensitive ion channel family protein, producing the protein MDFTHLAKWFLPPIIIIASLVLGRFCKKWVISKLLDLTSKTKLRFDDVLIRSLKSSVVLWCLLLGIYIALNFVSLPDKILALTQKILLVLVLFTAFLFLARFLSDLIQIYEDKIKGALPGASIFKNLIKGFVLVIGFLMILHTIGISITPLITTLGIGGLAVALALQDTLANLFAGLHIVATKKVRPGDYIKIETGEEGYVTDITWRDTTIRQLPNNIVIIPNSKLASAIVTNYYFPERELAVLVQVGVSYDSDLEKVEKVTIEVAKEVMQEVSGGVPEFNPFIRYHTFDDFSINFTVILRAKEFVDQYLVKHEFVKRLKKRYDQEGIEIPFPIRTVFLKKD; encoded by the coding sequence ATGGATTTTACACATCTGGCAAAATGGTTTCTTCCTCCCATTATTATAATAGCCTCTTTGGTGTTAGGGAGATTTTGCAAAAAGTGGGTTATTTCTAAATTATTAGACCTTACTTCCAAAACAAAACTGCGTTTTGACGATGTTCTTATCCGGTCTTTAAAGAGTTCAGTGGTTCTTTGGTGTTTATTATTGGGAATTTATATTGCCTTGAACTTTGTTTCTTTACCAGACAAAATTTTGGCACTGACGCAAAAGATTCTTTTGGTTTTGGTTCTTTTTACTGCATTTTTGTTTCTAGCTAGATTTTTAAGTGACTTGATTCAGATATACGAAGATAAAATAAAAGGTGCTTTACCAGGAGCCAGTATTTTTAAAAACCTTATTAAGGGTTTTGTTCTAGTTATTGGCTTTTTGATGATATTACATACTATAGGTATTTCCATTACCCCTCTTATTACTACCTTAGGTATAGGCGGTTTGGCTGTTGCTTTAGCTTTACAAGATACCCTAGCCAATTTATTTGCCGGGTTACACATCGTAGCAACCAAAAAAGTGAGACCTGGAGATTACATCAAAATAGAAACAGGAGAAGAAGGTTATGTAACGGATATTACCTGGCGGGACACCACCATTAGGCAGCTCCCCAATAATATTGTCATCATTCCCAATTCAAAATTGGCTTCAGCCATTGTTACTAATTATTACTTCCCAGAGAGAGAGCTTGCTGTGTTAGTCCAAGTAGGAGTGAGTTATGATAGTGATTTAGAGAAGGTAGAGAAGGTAACGATAGAGGTAGCAAAGGAAGTGATGCAGGAAGTTTCTGGGGGTGTGCCAGAATTTAATCCCTTTATTCGCTATCACACCTTTGATGATTTCAGTATCAATTTTACAGTTATCTTAAGGGCCAAAGAATTTGTAGACCAATATTTGGTAAAACATGAGTTTGTTAAACGACTTAAAAAACGTTATGACCAAGAAGGAATTGAGATTCCATTCCCTATTAGAACAGTATTTTTAAAGAAAGATTAA
- the selD gene encoding selenide, water dikinase SelD produces the protein MSYRLTEKVKASGUAAKLSPGDLAEIMAQLPRQRHPRLLVGFETCDDAGVYKLTEDTALIQTLDFFTPIVDDPYSFGQIAAANALSDIYAMGGKPLTAMNIVCFPIKEVSKDILKEILRGGLDKVQEAGAILVGGHSVDDPEIKYGLAVSGIVHPDKILTNAGAQIGDVLILTKPLGTGVIATAIKGNLASQEAIEKLINIAASLNARPSEIMQGFDVHACTDVTGFGLGGHLLEMAMASKKEIEIWAKEVPVIPEAWKYASMGLIPAGSYANKHFCANLVDVNSSLSELTLDILFDAQTSGGLIIVLSEKDASNCLAKLRAEGIKEASIIGKVVNNHNKGKLRII, from the coding sequence ATGAGTTATAGACTTACGGAAAAAGTCAAGGCCTCTGGGTGAGCAGCTAAACTGAGTCCAGGGGACCTGGCTGAAATTATGGCACAATTGCCTCGGCAGAGACATCCTAGATTATTGGTGGGGTTTGAGACCTGTGATGACGCTGGGGTTTACAAACTTACAGAAGATACAGCCTTAATTCAGACACTGGATTTTTTTACCCCCATTGTAGATGACCCTTACTCCTTTGGCCAAATTGCGGCGGCCAACGCCTTAAGTGATATTTATGCTATGGGTGGGAAACCATTAACAGCCATGAATATTGTTTGTTTCCCTATTAAAGAGGTATCTAAAGATATTTTGAAGGAGATTTTACGAGGTGGATTGGATAAAGTCCAGGAGGCAGGTGCCATTTTAGTTGGAGGTCATAGTGTAGATGACCCTGAAATAAAATATGGACTTGCGGTCAGTGGTATAGTCCATCCGGATAAAATACTGACTAATGCTGGAGCTCAAATAGGTGATGTCCTAATTCTAACTAAACCTCTGGGCACAGGCGTGATTGCTACCGCCATTAAAGGCAATCTGGCTAGCCAGGAAGCAATAGAAAAGTTGATAAACATAGCCGCCAGTTTAAATGCTAGACCAAGTGAAATAATGCAAGGGTTTGATGTCCATGCCTGCACTGATGTAACAGGATTTGGTTTGGGTGGACACTTGTTAGAAATGGCCATGGCTTCAAAAAAAGAGATAGAAATTTGGGCCAAGGAGGTGCCTGTCATACCAGAGGCTTGGAAATATGCCTCTATGGGACTTATTCCTGCTGGAAGCTATGCTAATAAGCATTTTTGTGCCAATTTAGTAGATGTCAATTCATCGCTTTCTGAACTAACTCTGGATATACTCTTTGATGCCCAGACTTCAGGTGGCCTTATCATTGTCTTATCAGAAAAAGATGCCTCTAACTGTCTGGCAAAGCTTCGGGCTGAAGGGATTAAAGAGGCAAGTATCATAGGAAAGGTGGTTAACAATCATAATAAGGGGAAGTTAAGAATTATTTAA
- the pgeF gene encoding peptidoglycan editing factor PgeF — MSLFMLFHETPLPVFQFSCLSQFSFLKHAVFTRKGGHSQGAYSSLNLSFDVGDNPEAVKKNLELVKTYMGAKRIVWSRQIHDKNILIVQDDTLPPFKGYDAFITSCSYTALLVKLADCQGILLCDPERRVIAAIHCGWRGNVCNIIGATIEEMQDKFGSAPSDIWAGISPSLGPCCGEIKDYKTLLPVSLWPYKIKEHCFDWWVISHDQLVATGVPSNHIEIAHICTVCDKRFFSYRRDRKKTGRFGAVIMLTNKK, encoded by the coding sequence ATGAGTTTATTTATGCTATTTCATGAAACCCCTTTGCCTGTTTTCCAATTTTCCTGCCTTTCACAGTTTTCTTTCTTAAAACATGCTGTTTTTACCCGCAAAGGAGGTCATAGTCAGGGGGCTTATTCTAGTTTAAACTTGAGTTTTGATGTAGGAGATAACCCTGAGGCGGTTAAAAAAAATCTAGAATTGGTAAAAACATATATGGGGGCAAAAAGGATTGTTTGGTCAAGGCAAATTCATGACAAAAATATTTTGATTGTGCAAGATGACACATTGCCTCCTTTTAAAGGTTATGATGCCTTTATTACCAGTTGTAGTTATACTGCTTTACTGGTAAAATTGGCAGATTGTCAAGGAATTTTGCTCTGCGACCCCGAAAGAAGAGTAATTGCGGCTATACATTGTGGCTGGCGAGGAAATGTATGCAATATAATTGGGGCTACTATAGAGGAGATGCAAGATAAATTTGGCAGTGCTCCAAGTGATATCTGGGCAGGAATAAGCCCTTCCTTGGGACCATGTTGTGGAGAAATTAAAGACTATAAAACACTATTGCCAGTTTCATTATGGCCTTATAAGATAAAGGAGCATTGTTTTGATTGGTGGGTAATAAGCCATGACCAACTAGTGGCTACTGGGGTGCCTTCAAACCATATTGAAATTGCCCATATCTGCACAGTTTGTGATAAACGTTTTTTCTCTTACCGCAGGGACAGAAAAAAGACCGGTAGATTTGGAGCAGTAATTATGTTAACTAATAAGAAATGA
- a CDS encoding dihydroorotate dehydrogenase electron transfer subunit — translation MILETAKVLEQRHFIEEGTENFHLLTLFAPNIAREAKPGQFVMVKVDYTLDPFLRRPFSIFFCEGEKIALLYKMVGKGTNLMSNWRGGEEVSVLGPLGRGFQILPEFPQWLVAGGAGIAPLCFLGSELIKKGVSFKIIWGLRYKVREDLIDLLHEKLGSLIIYTEDGSMGYQGLVTSGVEALYEKQKPAGIYACGPWPMLKALAFWTEKENIPMQVSLETQMACGIGACLGCIIEGKDGYKKLCQQGPVFKAEEIKWER, via the coding sequence ATGATACTAGAAACAGCCAAAGTTTTAGAACAACGACATTTTATAGAAGAAGGCACAGAGAATTTTCATTTGTTAACACTCTTTGCTCCTAACATTGCTAGAGAAGCAAAACCAGGCCAATTTGTTATGGTAAAAGTTGATTATACCTTAGACCCCTTTTTACGCCGACCATTTTCTATCTTTTTCTGTGAAGGAGAAAAGATAGCCCTTCTTTATAAAATGGTAGGAAAAGGAACAAATTTGATGAGTAATTGGAGAGGGGGAGAAGAAGTCAGTGTCCTTGGTCCTTTAGGCAGAGGCTTTCAGATTCTTCCTGAATTCCCTCAATGGTTAGTGGCTGGTGGGGCAGGAATTGCTCCCCTTTGTTTTTTGGGGTCAGAGCTGATAAAAAAAGGAGTCTCTTTTAAAATTATTTGGGGTTTGCGGTATAAAGTAAGGGAAGACTTAATAGATTTGTTGCATGAAAAACTAGGTTCTTTAATTATTTATACAGAGGATGGGAGTATGGGTTATCAGGGACTGGTGACTTCTGGTGTAGAGGCCTTATATGAAAAACAAAAACCGGCTGGTATTTATGCCTGTGGACCTTGGCCTATGTTAAAGGCATTAGCTTTTTGGACAGAAAAGGAAAATATCCCTATGCAAGTTTCATTAGAAACCCAAATGGCCTGTGGAATAGGAGCATGCCTGGGCTGTATAATAGAAGGAAAGGATGGTTATAAAAAACTTTGTCAGCAAGGGCCGGTGTTTAAGGCTGAGGAAATAAAATGGGAAAGATAA